One Streptomyces umbrinus genomic window, CCGCGACCTGCGACTTCACGATGCACACCACTCAGTCCGCGTTCGTCGCTCTCTCCGACCACTGTGTGAGGTGCTCCGACTGCCGACCGACCCCGGACCGGACAGCAGAACCCCCCGGGTGCCTGGAGGCGGAAAGCCTGTACCGGACGTGGTGGCACCTCTGGAACGAGGCAGAACGAGGCAGAACGAGGCGGAACGGGCCAGAACAAGGTAGGCCGCGGATCCCACCGAAGGCGTCCCCCGCCTCCCCGGACAGGGGCACGCGGCCGGTCGGACAGTCCCCCGTGCCATCCGACCGGCCATCGGTTGTACGAACGGGGACGTTATCGGGCGGTGGCCGGACGGGTATTGGACGAATTTGACCTCGTGGAGACGGCCAGGGCGCCTTCCACTCGGCGGGCGGCCATCATCTGGCCGGGGGTGGTGCCGGCGATGGCGCGGAACTCGCGGTTGAGGTGGGCCTGGTCGTAGAAGCCGCAGGCCGTCGAGATCTCGGTGAGGCTCGCGGCCCCGCGGTTGAGCATCGCCACGGCGTGGCGGAAGCGCAGCACACGGCCGGACGCCTTCGGTGTCAGCCCGATCTGCTGGGTGAACCGCCGGATCAAGTACCCCTGGCTCCACCCCACTTCGGCGGCGATACGGGAGATCGGGATCGCTCCCGCGCTGCCCGACAGCAGTCGCCAGGCGTGGCCCACCTCGGGCGAGGGCTCCGGGCCGTCCCCGAGCCGGGTCAGCAACGCCTCGTCCAGCAGGTCGAACCTGGCCGACCAGTCCTGGGTGGACGCCAGTTGTTCCACCAGCATCCCGGCCCCGGACCCCAGAACGTCCCGGATCTCGATCGCCAGGTTCGTCAACTCGCTCATCGGCATGCCGAACAGCCGGTACGCGCCCAGCGGTGTGAACTCGACCCGGATCGCCTCCTGGCCCCCGGGATGCACACAGATCGCGGGCCGGTCCTCCATCCCCACCACCAGCGAACCGATGCTCCCGCTGTCCCCGCCCGGCACGCCCAGCCGCCGGACCTTCGAAAACGGCTCCGCGAGGCTGATCAACAGGGTCGCACGACCAGACGGCATCAACCGCGCCTCGTACGGCGAGGTCATCGCCTCCCAGTAGCCGACGTAGCTGCGCAGGAACGGCCGCAACCCCGGGTGCCAGGGCCGCGTGACCCGCCACAGACCACCGACCCGCGCGACGTCGACCGCACCCGTACGCAGCGTGCCGCCCCGTGCACCTTGAAGCACCAAAGGCTCCCCTCACCCCGAGGGACCGCCCCGAGCAAACCGCCTGGCAGCTCCGCAGCACCCTCGTCCGCTGTCCGGTTCCGCTGTCCCGTGCCCGGTGTAGCAGCCGATCGTTCCGCCGTTCCGCGTGTTTCACAGTACCCATGTGGCCGCACCGAACTCACGTGCTACGACGTCAAGTTGAGATGCCGGGCAGCGAGGCCGCCAGATGTTCCCACGCCGCGTGCACGTCCTCCCCGACCATCCCGAACTGCGTGATGACCGCGACGCAGCGCCCGTCCTCGTCGTCGAGTTCGAGCGCCGAGGTCGGGCCGTGGGCCGCCGTGGAGCGGACGAGGTGGCAGGCCCGTACCCCCGCGAGGTCGATCTCCACCGAGCTCTCCGCGAGCGCCGCGAACACCCGCCCGCCGACGGTCCGGTCGGTGACGTGGACACGGCCGCCGCACGCCTGCATGGCCGCCGGGGCGAACACCGCGAGGCCGATCGGCAGCCCGACGGAGCAGACGTGGTCGAGGACGGCGGGGACGACATCGGCCTCGATCGGCCGGTGCTCGCCGCGGTAGCGGTGGAACGCCTCGCGCCGGGCCGCCCCGCCGTCCGCCAGCACCGCGTCGAGCTGCGCTAGTTGGTCGCCGCCCTCCCACGCCGGTACGCGCTCCGGTACGTCGGGAACCATGGGCGGCCCGTCGGGAACCACGTGAGGCCCGGAGGCCGACGCCCCCGCCTCGACCGTGCCCGCGAGTCCGACCAGCAGCCGGTCCCCCTCGGCCATAGAGGGAGAAGTACTCCAGCATGTCGCGGACGGCGGCGGGCAGGGTGCGGTCGTTCTCCCAGGCGGGCGGCATGAGCGACACGACGGCCTCGACGAGGTCCAGGCCGTCGTCGAACACCCGGCTCTGCAGGGTCTGGTCGAGCCGACTGGAGTCGGACTGCCCGGGCGGCCGCACGATGCTCCGGGTGCGGGCACGCGCGAGGGCCTCGTCGCTCAGCCGGTTCTTCCGGTCGGTGTTCAGCTCGCCGTTGTGCGCCATGAGGCGGAACGGCTGGGCCATGGTCGGGTGCGGCTCGGTGTTGGTCGAGAACCGGGTGTGGAAGTACAGCGAGCGGACGGAGTGCCGGGGGTCGACGAGGTCGCGGAAGTAGCCGATGACCTCGCCGGAGTTGAGCCGCCCCTTGAGCACCTGTGTCCGCGCGCTCAGCGACAGCGGGTACAGCCCGGCGTACGTGTCATTGGCGTAGGCGACGGCCTCGACGGCGAGCAGGGCGCGGTTGGCTGCGGTGTCGACGTCGGCACGCGTCCAGTCCGCCGGGGCCCGGAACACCCACTGCACGATGGGTAGTTGGTGCTGTTCGGCGGCAGGCCGGGCGACGCTGTGGTCCACGGGTACGTCCCGTACGAGCAGTACGTCGAAGCCCTGCTCGGCGATGCTGCGGCCGACGAGTTCGACGGCGGCGTCGCGGCGCCCGGCGCCGTCGGTCGCGTCGGCGTCGGCGTCGATGTCGGTGTCGGTGTCGGTCGGCACGAAGCAGTTGGCGACGCCGAAGTGCCCGGCGCGGAGCTCTTCGCCGGTGATCGCGGAGAAGAACTCCACGGACAGGTCGACGCTCACGCCCCCGCCGTCGCCGACACCCTCGGCGGAGGTGCCGCCGCGGTGCGGGATGGCGCGGAGCGCTTCGTCGCCCTTGCGGATGACGTCGTGGCTCGGTGCCCCGTCCAGGCGGGTGATGAAGCCGACGCCGCAGGCGCTGTGTTCGCGGGCAGGGTCGTACAGACCGAAGGTGGGGCGCTTCAAGTGCGGGTCCTCTGAGCGGGTTCCGGCTGGGGGTACCTCCCAGGCCCTTGATGCACGGGGGGAGGACGGCCAGGCTGCGTCGGTGAAGCGCTCGCCGCGGGCTGCCCGGTGTGACGGCCGGGGCCCTGAGTGGTGCGAATGGGAACGGTAAGGCTTGCCTAACTTCCACCGCAAGTGCACGCCCTGGAGCGCGTCTCACCTGGTGGGACGCGGCACGCGGTGATGTCGCGCTCGCCGGGTTCAGCGTTGGCGGAGGCCGCACTCGGCCGGGCGGCGGGCGGCGGGCGGCGGGCGGTCGGCGGCGGGCGGTGGGCGGTCGGCGGTGGGCAGTGGGCGGTGGGCAGTGGGCGGTCGGCGGTGGGCAGTGGTGCGGGGCAGGGCCCTGCGGGCAGGATCAAGGCGGCCGCGTGCCGCGCCCGTACCCCGTCACGTCCGCACCGGCCCGTCCGCCGTCGCGCGGAGATGCTCGATGCCGGTGTCGAGCGCGGCCCTGAGGTGGGCCGAGTCGCCCGTGGACATCATGATGGCCACGCCTCCCTGAATGCCCGCCAGCAGTGCGGCGGCCGTCCGGTCCACATCGAGGGCCGGTGACACCAGGCCCTTCGCCTGGAGGGCGCGCATGCCGTGGGCGAGCTGCTGCTGCCACTGGCGCACCAGCTCCGTCACGATCGCCCGGGCACCCGGGCGCGACCGCCCGACCTGGAGGAACAGCGACCCCAACGGGCAGTGGTCGCCCTGGCGTTCGTAGCGTTCCACCACCACGTCCCGCCACCGCTGCCAGGACTCCCACGAGTCCAGGCGTCCGAGGTGCGGCTGCTGGTCCTCAAGGACGCGGTCCGCCTCGAACTGGGCGACCGCCAGCAGCAGTTCGTCCTTGCCGTCGGGGAAGTAGTGGAAGAGCTGGCTCTTGCTCGTGCCGGTGCGGCCGCGGATGTCGTCGAGCGTCGTCAGGGCGACGCCTTGCTCGCGCAGCACCTCGGCCGCCCCCTCGACGATGCGGGCGCGGGTGGCACGGCCCTTTGCGGTCGGCGCGGTCGGCGCATGCGGCGCGGTCGGTGGGGTCGGAGCGTGCGGCATCCGGTCTCCTCTCATCGGGCATCACAATGTACGTCCATTCTGGACTTGCTGGTCCATTTTCTGCGACGCACAGTGGTCCGCACACCGTGAGACAAGGGAGATCAGGTCATGGGTGGACGACTGCGGAACAAGACGGCGCTGGTCACGGGGTCGACCAGCAATATCGGGCAGGCGATCGCCGAGGCGTTCGCCGCCGAGGGGGCCCACGTCATCGTGTCCGGACGGAACCGGGAACGGGGGACAAGGGTCGTCGAAGGTATCCGCGTGTCCGGTGGCCGGGCGGATTTCCTGGTGGCGGACCTCGACGGCAGCGCGGAGGCCTCCCAGGGCCTGGCCGATCGGGCCCGTGAGACCTTGGGCGGGCGGATCGACATCCTGGTGAACAATGCCGGCATCTACCCGGCCCCCGGAACCGTCGACACCGACGAGAAGACCTTCGACCAGGTCTTCGGAGTGAACGTGAAGGCGCCGTTCTTCCTCACCGCTGCCGTCGTTCCGGCCATGGCGGAG contains:
- a CDS encoding helix-turn-helix domain-containing protein, producing the protein MLQGARGGTLRTGAVDVARVGGLWRVTRPWHPGLRPFLRSYVGYWEAMTSPYEARLMPSGRATLLISLAEPFSKVRRLGVPGGDSGSIGSLVVGMEDRPAICVHPGGQEAIRVEFTPLGAYRLFGMPMSELTNLAIEIRDVLGSGAGMLVEQLASTQDWSARFDLLDEALLTRLGDGPEPSPEVGHAWRLLSGSAGAIPISRIAAEVGWSQGYLIRRFTQQIGLTPKASGRVLRFRHAVAMLNRGAASLTEISTACGFYDQAHLNREFRAIAGTTPGQMMAARRVEGALAVSTRSNSSNTRPATAR
- a CDS encoding TetR/AcrR family transcriptional regulator; protein product: MPHAPTPPTAPHAPTAPTAKGRATRARIVEGAAEVLREQGVALTTLDDIRGRTGTSKSQLFHYFPDGKDELLLAVAQFEADRVLEDQQPHLGRLDSWESWQRWRDVVVERYERQGDHCPLGSLFLQVGRSRPGARAIVTELVRQWQQQLAHGMRALQAKGLVSPALDVDRTAAALLAGIQGGVAIMMSTGDSAHLRAALDTGIEHLRATADGPVRT
- a CDS encoding SDR family NAD(P)-dependent oxidoreductase, with protein sequence MGGRLRNKTALVTGSTSNIGQAIAEAFAAEGAHVIVSGRNRERGTRVVEGIRVSGGRADFLVADLDGSAEASQGLADRARETLGGRIDILVNNAGIYPAPGTVDTDEKTFDQVFGVNVKAPFFLTAAVVPAMAESGGGVVINLGSWIARLGVPVGALYSSTKGAMETLTRAWAAEFGPMGVRVNAVSPGVILPPAPEGGEPHPGEIMMKGTPAGGVGTPDAVAHAVVWLAGDEAAFVHGTVVDVDGGRTGVAVIAA